From Nanoarchaeota archaeon, the proteins below share one genomic window:
- a CDS encoding nucleotidyltransferase domain-containing protein, with translation MMLTNKELRIIEIFRKRLFKTYTIREISKAVETTSYSWTFNAVKKLSKLGILHLEEKGHSKIVTINLNSAIAIKYLSLLDELEANEREIPNINEIFKIINTAYFTLIIAGSYAKGTETKNSDLDVIVITNDDTISILNTLKNKGGLLIPEVHPYVFTQKEFLEMLLAKEENYAKFIFKERLIFFGAENYYLTINEARKHGFNG, from the coding sequence ATGATGCTGACAAATAAAGAATTAAGAATAATCGAAATATTCAGGAAAAGGCTGTTTAAGACATATACTATCCGGGAGATTTCAAAAGCAGTAGAAACAACTTCTTACTCATGGACATTTAATGCGGTAAAAAAGCTTTCAAAACTCGGGATTTTGCATCTTGAAGAAAAGGGGCATTCTAAAATAGTAACGATTAACCTTAATTCAGCCATCGCCATAAAATACCTTTCTCTTTTGGACGAGCTTGAAGCAAATGAACGGGAAATCCCCAACATCAATGAAATATTCAAAATCATAAATACTGCATATTTCACTCTGATAATCGCAGGAAGCTATGCAAAGGGAACAGAAACAAAAAATTCGGACCTTGACGTCATAGTTATCACAAACGACGATACGATATCAATTCTGAACACTCTGAAAAACAAAGGCGGCCTTCTAATACCCGAAGTGCATCCATATGTGTTTACGCAAAAAGAATTCTTAGAAATGCTTCTTGCAAAAGAAGAAAACTACGCAAAGTTCATCTTTAAAGAAAGGCTTATATTTTTCGGCGCAGAAAATTATTATCTCACGATAAACGAGGCGAGAAAGCATGGATTCAATGGTTAA
- a CDS encoding oligosaccharide flippase family protein: MKAKINGYISSIMEESALIKDSGMLFLAAFAGSLFLFVANIMLSKQFGPEGFGNFKTVLSLFLFLPALIEFGAGATLTKYIAEGNTGIIRWFLKLRVVSYIVVGATVFIFREQIASVFLKNEALSHLVIPGLILFLFTFFEIFKPIVQGFQNFKLLGVSQFLTMFFQGTFILALGYYFGVYYALLGWGLAYLFGNLPNINYLLKKKLNGKKANIKKIFRNYSIPVYLMIIPGFVGAAIIPILSLFFSQKLIGYYAFAFTFYSGVLLISTALSSVMFPKVSEFFGAKKHLNAKSVLMRIFAVYTPIVVLGVAGTAMLSEYIINFISPSYLAGLSIFKALVILGFISGYAQVYRTYLTAKGDMRSLTIWTLAQNIVLLGVSLAAMI; this comes from the coding sequence ATGAAAGCGAAAATCAACGGCTACATCAGCTCAATAATGGAAGAATCCGCACTGATAAAGGACAGCGGAATGCTCTTTCTTGCGGCTTTTGCCGGGAGTTTGTTCCTGTTTGTTGCGAATATCATGCTTTCCAAGCAGTTCGGCCCCGAAGGCTTCGGCAATTTCAAGACCGTGCTTTCGTTATTCTTGTTTCTTCCTGCTTTGATTGAATTCGGCGCAGGGGCAACACTAACAAAATACATCGCCGAGGGCAACACCGGAATAATACGATGGTTCCTTAAGTTGAGGGTTGTAAGTTACATAGTTGTTGGAGCGACAGTATTTATTTTCAGGGAGCAGATAGCTTCCGTGTTCCTCAAAAACGAAGCATTAAGCCATCTCGTCATTCCCGGACTAATTCTTTTCCTTTTCACATTCTTTGAAATCTTCAAGCCAATAGTGCAGGGTTTTCAGAATTTTAAATTATTGGGCGTATCGCAATTCCTGACAATGTTTTTCCAAGGTACATTCATCCTTGCTTTAGGATATTATTTCGGCGTTTATTACGCCCTTCTCGGGTGGGGATTAGCGTACTTGTTCGGCAATTTGCCAAATATAAATTATCTCTTAAAAAAGAAGCTCAACGGAAAAAAGGCCAATATCAAAAAGATATTCCGTAATTACAGCATTCCCGTGTATCTGATGATAATTCCTGGATTTGTCGGCGCTGCAATAATTCCAATCTTGTCGTTGTTCTTTTCACAGAAATTGATTGGGTATTATGCGTTTGCATTCACGTTTTATTCCGGGGTTTTGCTTATATCTACGGCGTTATCGTCAGTAATGTTTCCGAAAGTATCTGAGTTTTTCGGAGCAAAAAAGCATTTGAATGCTAAAAGCGTACTTATGAGGATTTTTGCAGTCTATACGCCGATTGTTGTATTGGGCGTTGCAGGAACTGCGATGTTATCTGAATACATTATCAACTTTATTTCGCCATCCTATCTTGCAGGCCTTTCAATATTTAAAGCGCTGGTAATCTTAGGCTTTATATCTGGATACGCGCAAGTATACAGAACGTATCTAACAGCAAAAGGCGATATGCGCTCTCTCACGATATGGACTCTGGCGCAGAACATCGTACTTTTGGGCGTAAGTTTGGCGGCTATGATTTAA
- a CDS encoding oligosaccharide flippase family protein produces the protein MRAKINGYITSIMEESALIKDSGMLFLASFAGSIFLFVANIMLSKQFGPEGFGNFKTVLSLFLFLPALIEFGAGATLTKYIAEGNTGIIKWFLKLRVVSYAVVEIFAHGFRNVVSLALVISAFSTSYFGRCGIK, from the coding sequence ATGCGAGCGAAAATCAACGGCTACATAACTTCAATAATGGAAGAATCCGCATTGATAAAGGACAGCGGGATGCTGTTTTTAGCGTCATTTGCAGGGAGCATATTCCTGTTCGTGGCAAACATCATGCTATCAAAGCAGTTCGGCCCCGAAGGCTTCGGCAATTTCAAGACCGTGCTTTCGTTATTCTTGTTTCTTCCTGCTTTGATTGAATTCGGCGCAGGGGCTACACTAACAAAATACATCGCCGAAGGCAATACAGGGATAATTAAATGGTTTTTGAAGCTTCGCGTAGTAAGCTATGCGGTTGTAGAGATATTTGCGCATGGTTTCCGGAATGTTGTGAGTTTGGCGCTTGTGATTAGTGCATTCTCGACTTCGTACTTTGGCAGATGCGGTATCAAATAG
- a CDS encoding HEPN domain-containing protein translates to MDSMVKLYLERSENELRLAKSLLLLSGNEDLKKQLQAEKSDTFYSAVISHAYYAIFYAAKALLLTKGIDAKPPEIHKKTIDEFKKAFVDTGILDFELLNIYKKMIVTADELLNLFGKEKWKRGHFTYQTLPQANLPFANESAENARKFLQNIFAVINRNHD, encoded by the coding sequence ATGGATTCAATGGTTAAGCTGTATCTGGAACGGTCTGAAAATGAACTGCGTCTTGCAAAGTCCCTGCTTTTGCTCTCCGGAAATGAGGATTTGAAGAAACAGCTCCAGGCAGAAAAAAGTGATACATTTTATAGCGCAGTAATATCTCATGCCTATTATGCCATATTCTACGCAGCTAAAGCGCTGCTGCTTACAAAAGGAATAGACGCCAAGCCGCCGGAAATCCATAAGAAAACAATCGACGAATTCAAAAAAGCATTTGTAGATACAGGGATACTTGATTTTGAACTTTTGAACATTTACAAGAAGATGATTGTCACTGCAGACGAGCTTCTCAATCTGTTCGGAAAGGAAAAATGGAAACGAGGGCACTTTACATACCAGACGCTTCCGCAGGCGAATCTGCCTTTTGCGAATGAATCCGCGGAGAATGCACGAAAGTTTCTGCAAAACATATTTGCGGTCATAAACAGAAATCATGATTGA
- a CDS encoding GNAT family N-acetyltransferase produces MNERISSEDLRREQLSEKHRGILNSFETDETELKKFLIEDALNNQDLAISNTYVWFYNPKNELAGYMTLLSDAIRVHGTSLGQSFLDKGVAYKTLPALKIGRMCVDKKYLRKGIGTEMIAFAARTLLEINERIGCRYVVADAKQDAKHFYNKLNFLILKDREKGTVPMFFDMMRTIRYQRQLRKNEEELR; encoded by the coding sequence ATGAATGAACGCATCTCATCGGAAGATTTGCGAAGAGAGCAATTATCCGAAAAGCACAGAGGGATACTCAACAGCTTTGAAACCGATGAAACCGAACTCAAAAAGTTTCTTATCGAGGACGCATTGAATAATCAGGATTTGGCTATCTCGAATACCTATGTCTGGTTTTACAACCCGAAAAACGAGCTTGCAGGATACATGACCCTTCTCTCTGATGCCATACGAGTACATGGAACGAGCTTAGGACAGTCGTTCCTTGACAAAGGCGTGGCATATAAGACGCTTCCGGCGCTGAAAATCGGCAGGATGTGCGTTGATAAAAAATATTTACGAAAAGGCATCGGTACTGAGATGATCGCATTTGCCGCAAGAACGCTGCTTGAAATCAACGAAAGAATAGGGTGCCGCTACGTTGTGGCTGATGCAAAGCAGGATGCCAAGCATTTTTACAATAAGCTGAACTTTCTAATCTTGAAAGATCGTGAGAAAGGAACTGTTCCAATGTTCTTTGATATGATGAGAACAATAAGATACCAAAGGCAATTAAGAAAGAACGAGGAGGAATTACGATAA
- a CDS encoding PIN domain-containing protein — translation MPNLDGLHFIDSSIFVSAILADNQARKALQYLRRVQNGTYEACVSHLVIGEIGAAIREAYDPNTNFDAFYSAIEQLAILLKGVRLHTPKIEDYIEKLQKLKELEYRVGSTDVRIIADAATSEAKKLITFDTHYNTRSVYGLIEVVNLEE, via the coding sequence ATGCCTAATCTTGACGGACTGCATTTTATCGATTCCTCCATATTTGTAAGTGCGATATTGGCGGATAATCAAGCAAGAAAGGCACTACAGTATCTTAGGCGGGTGCAAAACGGCACTTACGAGGCGTGTGTTTCTCATCTCGTCATCGGTGAAATCGGAGCAGCAATAAGGGAAGCGTACGATCCGAATACGAATTTTGATGCATTTTACAGCGCCATAGAACAGCTTGCCATACTGCTAAAAGGTGTCCGGCTCCATACTCCGAAAATAGAAGACTACATAGAGAAGCTCCAAAAACTAAAAGAACTGGAGTATAGAGTGGGCTCTACTGATGTTAGAATAATTGCCGATGCTGCAACTTCAGAAGCAAAGAAGTTGATTACGTTTGATACGCATTACAATACCAGAAGCGTTTATGGTTTAATTGAAGTCGTGAATCTGGAGGAGTAA
- a CDS encoding ATP-binding protein: MFQQFINRKEELNSLEEHFVSGKPEFILIYGRRRVGKTEIITHFIKSKPSIYFLAEEKRYDDNLNEMKSIMGNFLKDDEFGRINFENWAQLFKSFLEKISERTIVVIDEFPYLVMENNAIPSEFQKIWDLYLSKSDKIMLVLVGSSISMMEKLLGRKSPLFGRRTAQLEVKPVNIFQLKEFFPERSIEECINIYGCTDGIPLYLKQFGTKTDVFENMNNIFFRRDSPLYSEAEILMKQEFREPANYFSILKAISFGNTKQNKIVNYTNIDKSIISKYLKNLEEIRVIKRKYPVTERKETRKSTRYAFSDNYFMFWFRYIYPAKTQIESGSKEAFESMKRTYDAYMGFIFEKAAEQLLLMCDMFAFAKVGEWWHKDCEIDLIALNENKKEIFFFECKWMILKEGTARKILEDLKIKSLAVDWNNGKRAERFGLIAKRIENKENLKKDGFLAFDLQDFEKIA; the protein is encoded by the coding sequence ATGTTTCAACAATTTATAAATAGAAAAGAAGAGCTGAATAGTCTTGAAGAACACTTTGTAAGCGGCAAACCTGAATTTATTCTCATATACGGCAGAAGGCGGGTCGGCAAAACAGAGATTATAACCCATTTTATTAAAAGCAAGCCAAGCATTTACTTTCTTGCGGAAGAAAAACGGTATGATGACAACCTGAATGAAATGAAGTCTATAATGGGCAATTTTCTGAAAGATGATGAGTTCGGGCGGATTAATTTCGAAAACTGGGCTCAGCTGTTTAAAAGTTTTTTGGAAAAAATATCCGAAAGAACAATCGTGGTAATAGACGAATTCCCTTATTTAGTTATGGAAAATAACGCAATTCCTTCCGAATTCCAGAAAATATGGGATTTGTATCTCTCCAAATCAGATAAAATCATGCTTGTGCTCGTAGGCTCGTCAATAAGCATGATGGAAAAACTGCTTGGAAGAAAGTCTCCGCTTTTTGGCAGAAGAACCGCACAGCTCGAGGTAAAGCCGGTTAATATATTCCAGCTAAAAGAATTTTTTCCGGAACGTTCGATAGAAGAATGCATAAACATTTACGGCTGCACCGACGGCATACCTTTGTATTTGAAGCAATTCGGCACAAAGACGGATGTATTTGAGAATATGAATAATATATTTTTCCGAAGGGATTCCCCGCTCTACAGCGAAGCCGAAATTTTAATGAAGCAGGAATTCCGTGAGCCTGCCAACTATTTTTCAATACTGAAAGCAATATCCTTCGGGAACACAAAACAGAATAAAATTGTGAACTATACAAACATAGACAAGAGCATAATCTCGAAATATCTGAAAAATCTCGAAGAAATACGGGTGATAAAAAGAAAATATCCCGTAACAGAGAGAAAGGAGACGAGAAAAAGCACAAGATATGCATTTTCGGATAACTATTTCATGTTTTGGTTTAGATACATTTATCCTGCAAAGACGCAGATAGAAAGCGGCTCTAAAGAGGCTTTTGAATCAATGAAGCGGACATACGATGCATATATGGGCTTTATTTTCGAAAAGGCGGCAGAGCAATTATTATTGATGTGCGATATGTTCGCATTCGCAAAGGTCGGCGAATGGTGGCACAAAGACTGCGAAATAGATTTAATTGCGTTAAATGAAAATAAGAAAGAGATTTTCTTTTTTGAATGCAAATGGATGATTTTAAAAGAAGGAACCGCAAGGAAAATACTTGAGGATTTAAAGATTAAATCTTTAGCGGTTGATTGGAACAACGGCAAAAGAGCAGAACGTTTTGGCTTGATTGCAAAACGAATTGAAAACAAGGAAAATCTGAAAAAAGACGGCTTTTTGGCTTTTGACCTCCAAGATTTTGAAAAAATTGCGTGA